The genomic region GCATCCCCGCCTACCGCATCCACCACCTTCTCCTGGAGGGCCCGAAGGAGTTTGGCTTGGAGGGGAAGCGGGATCTCCCCGATTTCGTCGAGAAACAGCGTGCCGCCCTGCGCCTGCCGGAACCGGCCGAGCCGATCCTTGACCGCCCCCGTGAAGGCGCCCTTGGCATGGCCGAAGAGCTCGGATTCCAGAAGTTCCCCCGGGATGGCGGCGCAATTCACCGCCACGAAGGGGCCTTCGGCCTTGTGAGAGTGGACATGGATCCGCCGGGCGATCGCCTCCTTTCCGGTGCCGCTCTCGCCGGTGATGAGGATGCCGGCGTCGGTCCTGGATACCCTGTCGGCGATCTCGAGCAGCCGCTTCATGGCGTTGGAAGACCCGACGATCTCCCGCTCCACGCCGCTGACCCGGATCCGAAGTTCCCGCACCTCGGTGGCCAGGCGGCGGCGGTCGAGGGCCCTTTCGACCGCAAGGAGAAGCTGGTCCCGTTGGAAGGGCTTCCCGATGAAGTCGTACGCGCCATTCTTCATCGCCTCGACGGCCGTCTCCACATTGCCGAAGGCCGTGATGACGAGGACCGGGACCTCGGGAGCCTGCTTCTTGATGCGCCGCAGGACCTCGATCCCCGAGATCCCCGGCATCTTGACGTCGGTGATGACGAGGTCGAACTTCTCCGGAGAGAAAACGGAGAGACCCTCCTGCCCGTCCGGGGCCGGCGTAATCTCGTAACCGGCCCGGCGGAGGTTGAAGAGGGCGACTTCCCGCCCCGCCTTGTCATCGTCGATGAAGAGAATGCGCCCTGTCAGGCTTTTCCCCATTCCCGATCCCCTTCAATGCCTACTTCGCCGACTCGAAGCTCACCACGGTAAACGCGCCATCCACCTTTTCCGCGACGAAAAGGATCTTGTCGCCTTCCTTCAACCGGTCGAGCATGGCCGGATCCTTGACACGGAAGACCATGGTCATCTTCGGCATTCCCGGATTCTCGAGCGGTTCGTGGCTGATGGTGACCTTGCCGGAACCC from Deltaproteobacteria bacterium harbors:
- a CDS encoding sigma-54 dependent transcriptional regulator, with amino-acid sequence MGKSLTGRILFIDDDKAGREVALFNLRRAGYEITPAPDGQEGLSVFSPEKFDLVITDVKMPGISGIEVLRRIKKQAPEVPVLVITAFGNVETAVEAMKNGAYDFIGKPFQRDQLLLAVERALDRRRLATEVRELRIRVSGVEREIVGSSNAMKRLLEIADRVSRTDAGILITGESGTGKEAIARRIHVHSHKAEGPFVAVNCAAIPGELLESELFGHAKGAFTGAVKDRLGRFRQAQGGTLFLDEIGEIPLPLQAKLLRALQEKVVDAVGGDAPISVDVRIVAATNKDLQSRIRDGSFREDLYYRLNVVEVHVPPLRERPEDVPALVLHFVGELAEGRDLTVPPRVMEELMRRPWPGNVRELKNACERMVILCDGNEVSLEDLPAPSDRLRPEKAPLLGNGGDLPSLPPEGLSLVDLEKKVIESALRIKNGNMTQTAVFLRIPRHVLIYRLEKYGIHRGGSLSLQSGFSVPEAGPSQAEEK
- a CDS encoding copper-binding protein, with amino-acid sequence MRPRILALASIVCLLFATGSYASGDSSADNAAGTTSAGSGQAMTSGVVKKVDKGSGKVTISHEPLENPGMPKMTMVFRVKDPAMLDRLKEGDKILFVAEKVDGAFTVVSFESAK